In one window of Pseudomonas putida DNA:
- a CDS encoding PqiB family protein, protein MSDLPTAKTRPASNWSAIWILPLIALMIGGWLAWQAYRDAGVEIQVRFETGEGIVANKTEVIYKGMSVGKVTSLVLDAEGSNTGVIATIEMNKTAEPHMNKGTRFWLVKPSVSLAGISGLETLVSGNYIAVDPGQGEPTRRFTALAEAPPLSDKEPGLHLTLKAERLGSLNRESPVFYKQIQVGKVKSYRLSDDHGTVEIKLFIEPEYAGLVRKHTRFWNASGISIDANLSGVKVRSESLSSIVAGGIAFATPEHRKDSPPTDPSLPFRLYEDFEAAQAGIRIKVHLTDYEGLQAGRTPVMYKGIQVGSMKTLKIDDGLDGAMAELTLDPLAEDYLVEGTQFWVVKPSISLAGITGLEALVKGNYIAIRPGEKGARPQREFEARAKAPPLDLKAPGLHLVLFADTLGSLEVGSPVTYRQVKVGSVQSYQFARNSKRILIGVHIEKEYAGLVNGSTRFWNASGITLTGGLSGIKIKSESLQTLMAGGIAFDTPQQNVPLKRHIPRFRLLENEEAANRAGTLVTIRVERADGLKPGTPIRFRGLDVGSIESVDLTSDLQAVLLRARITDAADRIARAGTQFWVVKPAFGLVRTENLDTLIGGQYLEVQPALKSQGPQRDFIALPEAPEVVGQEVGLPLTLSASRRGSIKPGVPVTYREVQVGKVTGYELGQSADRVLIHILIEPRYAALVRGGSRFWNSSGFGFDWGLFKGATVRTESLETLIDGGIAFATPDGEQMGNPARPQQTFALFDKPDDAWLQWAPKIPVGK, encoded by the coding sequence ATGAGTGACTTGCCAACGGCCAAAACACGCCCAGCCTCGAACTGGTCGGCCATCTGGATTCTGCCGCTGATCGCCCTGATGATCGGGGGCTGGCTTGCCTGGCAGGCCTATCGTGACGCTGGCGTGGAGATTCAGGTTCGTTTCGAAACCGGCGAGGGTATCGTCGCCAACAAGACCGAGGTGATCTACAAGGGTATGTCGGTGGGCAAGGTTACCAGCCTGGTGCTGGATGCCGAGGGCAGCAATACGGGTGTGATCGCCACCATCGAGATGAACAAGACGGCCGAGCCGCACATGAATAAAGGCACGCGCTTCTGGCTGGTCAAGCCGAGCGTCAGCCTGGCTGGGATCTCCGGGTTGGAGACACTGGTTTCCGGCAACTACATCGCCGTTGATCCAGGGCAGGGCGAACCTACCCGTCGCTTCACCGCACTGGCCGAGGCACCACCGCTTTCTGACAAGGAGCCCGGCCTGCACCTAACGCTCAAGGCCGAGCGCCTGGGCTCGCTCAATCGTGAGAGCCCGGTGTTCTACAAGCAGATCCAGGTGGGCAAGGTAAAAAGCTATCGCCTGTCAGACGACCACGGAACGGTCGAGATCAAGCTGTTCATCGAGCCTGAATACGCTGGTCTGGTGCGCAAACACACGCGTTTCTGGAATGCCAGCGGCATCAGCATCGATGCCAATCTGTCGGGCGTCAAGGTGCGCAGTGAATCGCTGTCGAGCATCGTGGCTGGCGGCATCGCCTTCGCTACTCCAGAGCATCGCAAGGACAGCCCGCCCACCGATCCGAGCCTTCCGTTCCGTCTCTATGAGGACTTCGAGGCAGCTCAGGCTGGTATCCGCATCAAGGTGCACCTGACCGATTACGAAGGCCTGCAGGCTGGACGTACCCCGGTGATGTACAAGGGTATCCAGGTGGGCTCCATGAAAACGCTGAAGATCGATGATGGCCTCGATGGCGCCATGGCCGAGCTCACGCTGGACCCGCTGGCCGAAGACTACCTGGTGGAAGGTACCCAGTTCTGGGTGGTCAAACCGTCCATTTCATTGGCGGGCATCACCGGCCTGGAGGCGCTGGTAAAGGGTAACTACATCGCCATTCGTCCGGGTGAGAAAGGCGCGCGACCGCAGCGTGAGTTCGAGGCCAGAGCCAAGGCGCCACCGCTCGATCTCAAGGCGCCGGGCCTGCACCTGGTGTTGTTCGCTGACACGCTCGGCTCGCTCGAGGTAGGTAGTCCGGTAACCTATCGCCAGGTCAAGGTCGGTAGCGTGCAGAGCTACCAGTTCGCACGCAACAGCAAGCGTATCCTGATTGGTGTCCATATCGAGAAAGAGTATGCCGGCCTGGTGAACGGTTCGACGCGCTTCTGGAATGCCAGCGGTATCACGCTCACTGGCGGCCTGTCGGGTATCAAGATCAAGAGTGAGTCGTTGCAGACCCTGATGGCCGGAGGCATCGCTTTTGACACGCCGCAGCAGAACGTGCCGCTCAAACGACACATTCCACGTTTCCGCCTGCTGGAGAACGAGGAGGCAGCCAACCGTGCCGGCACTCTCGTGACCATCCGTGTGGAGCGTGCCGATGGTCTCAAGCCCGGTACGCCGATCCGCTTCCGTGGCCTCGACGTAGGCAGCATTGAAAGCGTCGACCTGACCTCCGATCTGCAGGCTGTGCTGCTGCGTGCGCGGATCACCGATGCTGCGGACCGCATTGCCCGGGCAGGCACGCAATTCTGGGTGGTGAAGCCGGCATTCGGACTGGTGCGCACAGAGAACCTGGATACCCTGATCGGCGGCCAGTACCTGGAGGTACAGCCGGCATTGAAGAGCCAGGGCCCGCAGCGGGATTTCATCGCCTTGCCCGAAGCGCCGGAGGTGGTCGGTCAGGAAGTCGGTCTGCCGCTGACGTTGAGCGCCTCACGTCGTGGTTCGATAAAGCCGGGTGTACCAGTCACCTACCGTGAAGTACAGGTTGGCAAGGTCACGGGCTACGAACTGGGGCAGAGTGCGGATCGGGTGTTGATCCATATTCTGATCGAGCCACGTTATGCCGCCTTGGTACGGGGCGGCAGCCGCTTCTGGAACAGCAGTGGTTTCGGCTTTGACTGGGGGCTGTTCAAGGGGGCCACGGTGCGAACCGAATCGCTGGAAACCCTCATCGATGGAGGGATCGCCTTTGCAACGCCGGATGGCGAGCAGATGGGCAATCCCGCGCGGCCGCAGCAGACCTTTGCCTTGTTCGATAAACCGGATGATGCCTGGTTGCAGTGGGCGCCGAAGATCCCGGTGGGCAAGTAG
- the rpsT gene encoding 30S ribosomal protein S20: MANTPSAKKRAKQAEKRRSHNASLRSMVRTYIKNVVKAIDAKDAEKAQAAYTLAVPVIDRMADKGIIHKNKAARHKGRLNGHIKALKEAAAA; this comes from the coding sequence GTGGCCAACACACCTTCCGCCAAGAAACGTGCAAAACAGGCTGAGAAGCGTCGCAGCCACAACGCCAGCCTGCGTTCCATGGTCCGTACCTACATCAAGAACGTAGTCAAGGCCATCGACGCTAAAGACGCCGAAAAAGCGCAAGCTGCTTACACTCTGGCTGTGCCTGTAATCGACCGCATGGCCGATAAAGGCATCATCCACAAGAATAAAGCTGCTCGCCACAAAGGCCGTCTGAATGGCCACATCAAGGCGCTGAAAGAAGCTGCAGCTGCCTAA
- the murJ gene encoding murein biosynthesis integral membrane protein MurJ, with the protein MNLLKSLAAVSSITMISRVLGFVRDTILARVFGAGIATDAFFIAFKLPNLLRRIFAEGAFSQAFVPILAEYKTQQGEEATRTFIAYVSGLLTLVLALVTALGILAAPWVVWVTAPGFVDSAEKYELTTALLRVTFPYILLISLSSLVGAILNTWNRFSVPAFTPTLLNVAMIAFAVFLTPYFDPPIMALAWGVLAGGLAQLLYQLPALKKIGMLVLPRLNLRDTGVWRVLKQMLPAILGVSVSQISLIINTIFASFLVAGSVSWMYYADRLMELPSGVLGVALGTILLPTLAKTYANKDREEYSRILDWGLRLCFLLVLPCTLALAILAEPLTVALFQYGKFTATDAAMTQRALIAYSVGLLAIILVKVLAPGFYAQQNIRTPVKIAIFTLVCTQLFNLALIGPLQHAGLALAISLGACLNAGLLFWKLRSQGLFQPQAGWMVFLLKLVLAVALMSGVLLLGMHFMPAWEQGNMLERFLRLGALIGAGVVTYFGCLFLCGFRPRHFVRKALH; encoded by the coding sequence ATGAACCTGCTCAAATCCCTGGCTGCAGTCAGCTCCATCACCATGATTTCGCGGGTGCTGGGTTTCGTGCGCGACACCATTCTGGCGCGGGTCTTCGGCGCCGGCATCGCCACCGACGCCTTCTTCATTGCCTTCAAACTGCCCAACCTGCTGCGGCGTATCTTCGCCGAGGGCGCGTTTTCCCAAGCCTTCGTGCCGATTCTTGCCGAATACAAGACCCAGCAGGGCGAGGAGGCCACGCGTACTTTCATCGCCTATGTCAGTGGCCTGCTCACGCTGGTCCTGGCTCTGGTCACTGCCCTGGGCATACTCGCCGCGCCCTGGGTGGTGTGGGTCACGGCCCCCGGCTTTGTCGACAGTGCCGAGAAATACGAACTCACCACCGCACTGTTGCGGGTGACGTTTCCTTATATATTGCTGATATCCCTGTCGTCGCTGGTCGGGGCGATCCTCAACACCTGGAACCGCTTCTCGGTGCCGGCCTTTACGCCGACCCTGCTGAACGTGGCGATGATCGCCTTCGCCGTGTTCCTCACCCCCTATTTCGACCCGCCGATCATGGCCCTGGCCTGGGGCGTGCTGGCGGGGGGGCTGGCCCAGCTGCTGTACCAGCTGCCAGCCTTGAAGAAGATCGGCATGCTCGTGCTGCCACGGCTGAACCTGCGCGATACGGGGGTATGGCGCGTGCTCAAGCAGATGCTGCCGGCGATCCTCGGGGTGTCGGTGAGTCAGATCTCGCTGATCATCAACACCATCTTCGCCTCCTTCCTGGTCGCCGGTTCGGTTTCCTGGATGTACTACGCCGACCGCCTGATGGAGCTTCCTTCCGGTGTGCTGGGGGTAGCCTTGGGCACCATTCTTCTGCCGACCCTGGCCAAGACCTACGCCAACAAGGACCGTGAAGAGTATTCGCGGATCCTCGACTGGGGCCTGCGCCTGTGCTTCCTGCTGGTGCTGCCTTGCACCCTGGCCCTGGCGATCCTCGCCGAGCCGCTGACCGTGGCGCTGTTCCAGTACGGCAAGTTCACCGCCACCGATGCCGCCATGACCCAGCGCGCACTGATCGCCTATTCGGTCGGTCTGCTGGCGATCATCCTGGTCAAGGTGCTTGCGCCCGGCTTCTACGCGCAGCAGAACATCCGTACGCCGGTGAAGATCGCCATCTTCACCCTGGTCTGCACGCAATTGTTCAACCTCGCCCTGATCGGCCCGCTGCAACATGCAGGTCTGGCCCTGGCCATCAGCCTGGGGGCCTGCCTCAACGCCGGGTTGCTGTTCTGGAAGCTGCGCAGCCAGGGCCTGTTCCAGCCCCAGGCCGGCTGGATGGTATTCCTGCTCAAGCTGGTACTGGCGGTGGCGCTGATGTCTGGCGTGCTGCTGCTGGGCATGCACTTCATGCCAGCCTGGGAGCAGGGCAACATGCTCGAGCGTTTCCTGCGCCTCGGCGCATTGATCGGCGCGGGTGTGGTGACCTACTTCGGGTGCCTGTTCCTGTGCGGTTTCCGCCCTCGGCACTTTGTCCGCAAGGCGCTGCACTGA
- the ribF gene encoding bifunctional riboflavin kinase/FAD synthetase codes for MQLVRGLHNLRPEHRGCVATIGNFDGVHRGHQAILARLRERGQELGLPTCVVIFEPQPREYFAPDTAPARLARLRDKVELLADEGIDRVLCLAFNQRLSQLSADQFVKAVLVDGLGVRHLEVGDDFRFGCDRAGDFDFLLQAGQQYGFTVEAANTVIQDGLRVSSTEVRKALAEADFELAEHLLGRPYRITGRVLHGQKLARQLGTPTANIQLKRRRVPLSGVYLTSIEIDGTPWPGVGNIGVRPTVKGDGRPHLEIHLLDYTGDLYGRRLTVEFHHKLREEQRFASLEALKSAIDADIAAARAHWHAQPLTKSLK; via the coding sequence ATGCAGCTGGTTCGAGGTCTTCACAACCTGCGCCCCGAGCACCGGGGCTGTGTCGCCACCATTGGCAACTTCGACGGGGTTCACCGGGGCCACCAGGCCATCCTGGCGCGCCTGCGTGAGCGCGGCCAGGAGCTGGGCCTGCCCACCTGCGTGGTGATCTTCGAGCCGCAGCCGCGGGAATATTTCGCCCCGGACACTGCGCCGGCCCGGCTGGCGCGTCTGCGCGACAAGGTCGAGCTGCTGGCCGACGAAGGCATCGACCGGGTGTTGTGCCTGGCCTTCAACCAGCGCCTTAGCCAGCTCAGCGCCGATCAGTTCGTCAAGGCGGTGCTGGTCGATGGCCTGGGCGTGCGTCACCTGGAAGTAGGCGACGACTTCCGCTTCGGCTGCGATCGTGCCGGCGACTTCGACTTCCTGCTCCAGGCCGGCCAGCAGTACGGTTTCACCGTCGAGGCGGCCAACACCGTGATCCAGGACGGCCTGCGCGTCAGCAGCACCGAAGTGCGCAAGGCCCTGGCCGAAGCCGACTTCGAGCTGGCCGAGCACTTGCTGGGCCGTCCGTATCGCATTACCGGGCGCGTGCTGCACGGCCAGAAACTGGCCCGCCAGCTCGGCACGCCCACCGCCAACATCCAGCTCAAGCGCCGTCGCGTGCCGCTGTCCGGGGTCTACCTGACCAGCATCGAAATCGACGGCACGCCTTGGCCGGGTGTCGGCAACATCGGGGTTCGTCCCACCGTCAAGGGTGATGGGCGTCCCCACCTGGAAATCCATCTCCTGGACTACACCGGCGACCTCTATGGCCGGCGTCTGACAGTGGAGTTCCACCACAAGCTGCGCGAGGAGCAGCGATTCGCCTCCCTGGAGGCGCTGAAGTCGGCGATCGACGCGGACATCGCCGCCGCACGTGCCCACTGGCACGCTCAACCGCTAACCAAGAGCCTGAAATGA
- the ileS gene encoding isoleucine--tRNA ligase, protein MTDYKATLNLPDTAFPMKAGLPQREPQILQRWDSIGLYRKLREIGKDRPKFVLHDGPPYANGKIHIGHALNKILKDMIVRSKTLSGFDAPYVPGWDCHGLPIEHKVEVTHGKHLTPDQTRELCRAYAAEQIEGQKSEFIRLGVLGDWDNPYKTMDFANEAGEIRALAEMVKQGYVFKGLKPVNWCFDCGSALAEAEVEYADKKSQTIDVAFPIADQDKLAAAFGLASLNKPAAIVIWTTTPWTIPANQALNIHPDFNYALVDTGERLLVLAEELVESCLKRYALEGSVVATAPGKALELINFRHPFYERLSPIYLAEYVELGAGTGVVHSAPAYGEDDFVTCKRYGMVNDDILTPVQSNGVYAPSLEFFGGQFIWKANPAIVEKLQEVGALLHTETISHSYMHCWRHKTPLIYRATAQWFVGMDKQPNNGENLRERALKAIEDTKFVPSWGQARLHAMIANRPDWCISRQRNWGVPIPFFLDKQTGELHPRTVELMEEVAKRVEKQGIEAWFKLDAKELLGDEAGQYDKIADTLDVWFDSGTTHWHVLRGSHDIGHTTGPRADLYLEGSDQHRGWFHSSLLTGCAIDGHAPYRELLTHGFTVDENGRKMSKSLGNTIEPEKVNNTLGADILRLWVSATDYSGEMAVSEQILQRSADAYRRIRNTARFLLSNLSGFDPARDLLPAEDMLALDRWAVDRTLLLQRELEENYAEYRFWNVYSKVHNFCVQELGGFYLDIIKDRQYTTGANSVARRSCQTALYHISEALVRWIAPILAFTADEIWQYLPGERNESVMLNTWYQGLSELPQDSELDRAYWDRIMAVKAAVNKELENQRVAKVIGGNLQAEVTLFAEESLSADLAKLGDELRFVLITSAASVVPFVQAPAEAVTTEVEGLKLKVVKSGHAKCGRCWHFRADVGSHPEHPEICARCVDNISGNGEVRHYA, encoded by the coding sequence ATGACCGACTACAAAGCCACGCTTAACCTTCCGGACACCGCCTTCCCCATGAAGGCCGGCCTGCCTCAGCGCGAACCGCAGATCCTGCAGCGCTGGGACAGCATTGGCCTGTACCGGAAGTTGCGCGAGATTGGCAAGGATCGTCCGAAGTTCGTCCTGCACGACGGCCCGCCCTATGCCAACGGCAAAATCCACATCGGTCACGCGCTGAACAAGATCCTCAAGGACATGATCGTCCGGTCCAAGACCTTGTCGGGCTTCGACGCGCCCTACGTGCCGGGCTGGGACTGCCATGGCCTGCCGATCGAGCACAAGGTCGAGGTCACCCATGGCAAGCACCTGACGCCCGACCAGACCCGCGAGCTGTGCCGCGCCTACGCCGCCGAGCAGATCGAAGGGCAGAAGAGCGAATTCATCCGCCTGGGCGTGCTGGGCGACTGGGACAATCCCTACAAGACCATGGACTTCGCCAACGAAGCTGGCGAGATCCGCGCCCTGGCCGAGATGGTCAAGCAAGGCTACGTGTTCAAGGGCCTCAAGCCGGTGAACTGGTGCTTCGATTGCGGTTCGGCCCTGGCCGAGGCCGAGGTCGAGTACGCCGACAAGAAATCCCAGACCATCGATGTCGCCTTCCCGATCGCCGACCAGGACAAACTGGCCGCCGCTTTCGGCCTGGCTTCGCTGAACAAGCCTGCCGCGATCGTGATCTGGACCACCACCCCCTGGACCATTCCGGCCAACCAGGCGCTGAACATCCACCCGGACTTCAACTACGCCCTGGTCGATACCGGCGAGCGCCTGCTGGTGCTGGCCGAAGAACTGGTCGAGTCGTGCCTGAAGCGTTACGCGCTGGAAGGCTCGGTAGTGGCCACCGCGCCAGGCAAGGCGCTGGAACTGATCAATTTCCGCCACCCGTTCTACGAGCGCCTGTCGCCCATCTACCTGGCCGAGTACGTCGAGCTGGGCGCCGGTACTGGCGTGGTCCACTCCGCGCCGGCCTACGGTGAGGACGACTTCGTCACCTGCAAGCGCTACGGCATGGTCAACGACGACATTCTCACGCCCGTGCAGAGCAACGGCGTGTACGCGCCATCGCTGGAGTTCTTCGGTGGCCAGTTCATCTGGAAGGCCAATCCGGCCATCGTCGAGAAGCTGCAGGAAGTCGGTGCGCTGCTGCACACCGAAACCATCAGCCACAGCTACATGCACTGCTGGCGCCACAAGACCCCGTTGATCTACCGCGCCACCGCACAGTGGTTCGTTGGCATGGACAAGCAGCCCAACAACGGTGAAAACCTGCGTGAGCGTGCGCTCAAGGCCATCGAAGACACCAAGTTCGTGCCGTCCTGGGGCCAGGCTCGCCTGCACGCGATGATCGCCAACCGTCCTGACTGGTGCATCTCGCGCCAGCGCAACTGGGGTGTACCTATCCCGTTCTTCCTCGACAAACAGACCGGCGAGCTGCACCCTCGCACCGTCGAGCTGATGGAAGAAGTGGCCAAGCGCGTCGAGAAACAAGGTATCGAGGCCTGGTTCAAGCTCGACGCCAAGGAGCTGCTGGGTGACGAGGCCGGCCAGTACGACAAGATCGCCGACACCCTCGACGTCTGGTTCGACTCCGGTACCACTCACTGGCACGTGCTGCGTGGCTCGCACGACATCGGCCATACCACCGGCCCGCGCGCCGACCTGTACCTGGAAGGCTCCGACCAGCACCGCGGCTGGTTCCACTCCTCCCTGCTGACCGGTTGCGCCATCGACGGCCACGCGCCGTACCGCGAGCTGCTGACCCACGGTTTCACCGTGGACGAGAACGGCCGCAAGATGTCCAAGTCGCTGGGTAACACCATCGAGCCGGAAAAGGTCAACAACACCCTGGGCGCCGACATCCTGCGCCTGTGGGTTTCCGCCACCGATTACTCCGGCGAGATGGCCGTTTCCGAGCAGATCCTGCAGCGCAGCGCCGACGCCTACCGGCGTATCCGCAACACCGCGCGCTTCCTGCTCTCCAACCTGTCCGGCTTCGATCCGGCGCGCGACCTGTTGCCGGCCGAAGACATGCTGGCCCTGGACCGCTGGGCGGTCGATCGCACCCTGCTGCTGCAGCGTGAGCTCGAAGAGAACTACGCCGAGTACCGGTTCTGGAACGTCTACTCCAAGGTGCACAACTTCTGCGTGCAGGAGCTGGGCGGCTTCTACCTCGACATCATCAAGGACCGCCAGTACACAACCGGCGCCAACAGCGTTGCGCGCCGCTCCTGCCAGACCGCGCTGTACCACATCAGCGAGGCGCTGGTACGCTGGATCGCGCCGATCCTGGCCTTCACCGCCGACGAGATCTGGCAGTACCTGCCGGGCGAGCGCAACGAGTCGGTCATGCTCAATACCTGGTATCAGGGCCTGAGCGAGCTGCCACAGGACAGCGAGCTGGATCGCGCCTACTGGGACCGCATCATGGCGGTCAAGGCGGCGGTCAACAAGGAGCTGGAGAACCAGCGCGTGGCCAAGGTCATCGGTGGCAACCTGCAAGCCGAAGTCACGCTCTTCGCCGAGGAAAGCCTGAGCGCCGACCTGGCCAAGCTGGGCGACGAGTTGCGCTTCGTGCTGATCACCTCTGCCGCCAGCGTGGTGCCGTTCGTCCAGGCGCCGGCCGAGGCGGTGACAACCGAAGTCGAAGGCCTCAAGCTGAAAGTGGTCAAGTCCGGCCACGCCAAGTGCGGCCGTTGCTGGCACTTCCGCGCCGACGTCGGCAGCCACCCGGAACACCCGGAGATCTGCGCTCGCTGCGTCGACAACATCAGCGGCAACGGTGAGGTGCGCCACTATGCCTAA
- the lspA gene encoding signal peptidase II, with translation MPNPAAGRFGRLAWLWLSLVVLVLDQATKLYFDNALTMYQQIVVIPDYFSWTLAYNTGAAFSFLADSSGWQRWLFALIAVVVSAVLVVWLKRLGRNETWLAVALALVLGGAIGNLWDRVVLGHVVDFILVHWRNTHYFPAFNLADSAITVGAVMLALDMFKSKKSEEPVHD, from the coding sequence ATGCCTAATCCTGCAGCGGGGCGCTTCGGGCGCCTTGCCTGGCTCTGGCTGAGCCTGGTGGTCCTGGTCCTCGACCAGGCCACCAAGCTGTATTTCGACAACGCCCTGACCATGTACCAGCAGATCGTGGTCATTCCCGACTACTTCAGCTGGACCTTGGCCTACAACACGGGCGCGGCCTTCAGTTTCCTGGCCGACAGCTCGGGCTGGCAGCGCTGGTTGTTCGCCCTGATCGCCGTGGTGGTCAGCGCCGTGCTGGTGGTCTGGCTCAAGCGCCTGGGGCGCAACGAGACCTGGCTGGCGGTCGCGCTGGCCCTGGTGCTGGGTGGTGCCATCGGCAACCTGTGGGATCGCGTCGTGCTGGGGCATGTGGTCGACTTCATCCTCGTCCACTGGCGCAACACCCACTACTTCCCGGCCTTCAACCTGGCCGACAGTGCGATTACCGTTGGTGCGGTGATGCTGGCGCTGGACATGTTCAAGAGCAAGAAAAGCGAGGAGCCGGTCCATGACTGA
- a CDS encoding FKBP-type peptidyl-prolyl cis-trans isomerase, translating into MTETRIGQNTEVTLHFALHLENGDTVDSTFDKAPAVFKVGDGNLLPGFETALFGFKAGDERKLTITPENAFGQPNPQNVQVMPRSQFDGMELSEGLLVIFNDAANTELPGVVKAFDDNQVTIDFNHPLAGKTLNFEVKILDVKAL; encoded by the coding sequence ATGACTGAGACCCGTATCGGCCAGAACACCGAAGTCACCCTGCACTTCGCGCTGCACCTGGAAAACGGCGACACCGTCGACAGCACCTTCGACAAGGCACCCGCCGTGTTCAAGGTCGGCGATGGCAACCTGCTGCCGGGCTTCGAGACTGCACTGTTCGGCTTCAAGGCCGGCGACGAGCGCAAGCTGACCATCACCCCTGAGAACGCCTTCGGTCAGCCCAACCCGCAGAACGTGCAGGTGATGCCCCGTTCGCAGTTCGACGGCATGGAGCTGTCAGAGGGCCTGCTGGTGATCTTCAACGACGCCGCCAACACCGAGCTTCCGGGTGTGGTGAAAGCCTTCGATGACAACCAGGTGACCATTGACTTCAACCATCCGCTGGCTGGCAAGACCCTGAACTTCGAGGTCAAGATCCTCGACGTGAAGGCGCTGTGA
- the ispH gene encoding 4-hydroxy-3-methylbut-2-enyl diphosphate reductase: MQIKLANPRGFCAGVDRAIEIVNRALEVFGPPIYVRHEVVHNKFVVEDLRNRGAIFVEELDQVPDDVIVIFSAHGVSQAVRQEAAGRGLKVFDATCPLVTKVHIEVAKYSRDGRECILIGHAGHPEVEGTMGQYDASNGGAIYLVEDEKDVATLQVRDPDHLAFVTQTTLSMDDTSRVIDALRARFPNIGGPRKDDICYATQNRQDAVKQLADECDVVLVVGSPNSSNSNRLRELAERMSTPAYLIDGAEDLQRAWFDGVQRIGITAGASAPEVLVRGVIEQLKAWGATGAEELDGREENITFSMPKELRVRSLI; encoded by the coding sequence ATGCAAATCAAACTCGCCAACCCGCGTGGCTTCTGCGCGGGTGTGGACCGGGCGATCGAAATCGTCAACCGTGCCCTGGAAGTTTTCGGGCCGCCGATCTACGTGCGCCACGAAGTGGTGCACAACAAGTTCGTCGTCGAGGACCTGCGCAACCGCGGCGCGATCTTCGTCGAAGAGCTGGATCAGGTCCCGGACGATGTGATCGTCATCTTCAGTGCCCACGGCGTCTCGCAAGCCGTGCGCCAGGAAGCGGCCGGTCGTGGCCTGAAGGTGTTCGACGCCACCTGTCCGCTGGTGACCAAGGTGCACATCGAGGTGGCCAAGTACAGCCGTGATGGCCGTGAATGCATTCTCATCGGCCATGCCGGACACCCGGAAGTCGAAGGCACCATGGGCCAGTATGACGCCAGCAATGGCGGCGCCATCTACCTCGTCGAGGACGAAAAGGATGTCGCCACCCTGCAGGTCCGCGATCCTGACCACCTGGCGTTCGTCACCCAGACCACGCTGTCGATGGACGACACCAGTCGCGTCATCGATGCCCTGCGTGCACGCTTCCCGAATATTGGTGGTCCGCGCAAGGATGATATCTGCTACGCCACCCAGAACCGTCAGGATGCGGTCAAGCAACTGGCCGATGAGTGTGATGTGGTGCTGGTGGTCGGCAGCCCGAACAGCTCCAACTCCAACCGTCTGCGCGAACTGGCCGAACGCATGAGCACGCCGGCCTACCTGATCGACGGTGCCGAAGACCTGCAGCGTGCCTGGTTCGACGGCGTCCAGCGCATCGGCATCACCGCAGGCGCTTCTGCGCCCGAGGTGCTGGTGCGTGGGGTGATCGAGCAGCTCAAGGCCTGGGGCGCTACGGGCGCTGAGGAGCTCGATGGGCGTGAAGAGAACATCACCTTCTCGATGCCCAAGGAGCTGCGGGTTCGCTCGCTGATCTGA
- a CDS encoding GspH/FimT family pseudopilin translates to MRQQGVTLIQMMSVLAMVALLTQLAAPAYANLTEDLRQAAAARDLAQSLRSARGDALLQNRSVVVQPLEGDWGKGWQTVLEGNQQLLREHRLGRPMRIAANLEKLRFSGLGVPLRDNGAFSGGTLQICQRAQGSSQHRVVVAPSGRVSLRSGASEAPRCVGP, encoded by the coding sequence ATGCGGCAACAGGGAGTAACACTGATACAAATGATGAGCGTACTGGCCATGGTCGCGCTTCTGACACAGCTCGCGGCACCGGCCTACGCCAACTTGACCGAAGACCTTCGCCAGGCCGCAGCCGCCCGTGACCTGGCACAGAGCCTGCGAAGCGCACGTGGCGACGCATTGCTGCAGAACCGGAGCGTTGTGGTGCAACCACTGGAGGGGGATTGGGGGAAGGGTTGGCAAACAGTGCTGGAAGGCAACCAACAACTGCTGCGCGAACATCGGCTGGGCCGACCCATGAGGATCGCTGCCAACCTGGAAAAACTGAGGTTCAGTGGCCTGGGTGTCCCGCTGCGCGACAATGGCGCATTTTCCGGCGGCACCTTGCAGATCTGCCAACGTGCGCAGGGCAGCAGTCAGCATCGGGTCGTTGTCGCACCTAGCGGGCGAGTCAGCCTGCGCAGCGGGGCGAGCGAAGCGCCGCGCTGCGTAGGCCCCTGA
- a CDS encoding prepilin-type N-terminal cleavage/methylation domain-containing protein, with amino-acid sequence MVHREQGMTLLEVVLAVLVLSLGLFAAAASQIRAVQAGEGARRDAQAVQLAHLLFERVRASGTLEPEALHGWRALTGSLLDERGEGRAVVAGEWLQLEIRWHDPRTSEAQFIALQGRVLP; translated from the coding sequence ATGGTGCACAGGGAGCAGGGCATGACCTTGCTGGAAGTGGTGTTGGCAGTGCTGGTGCTGTCGCTCGGCTTGTTCGCCGCGGCGGCATCGCAGATACGCGCAGTGCAGGCCGGCGAGGGCGCGCGGCGCGATGCACAGGCCGTGCAGTTGGCGCACCTGTTGTTCGAGCGTGTGAGGGCGAGCGGTACGCTTGAACCCGAGGCGCTGCACGGCTGGCGCGCCCTGACAGGTTCATTGCTGGACGAGCGCGGTGAGGGGCGGGCGGTCGTGGCGGGAGAGTGGTTGCAGCTGGAGATTCGCTGGCATGACCCACGCACCAGCGAGGCGCAGTTCATCGCTCTGCAGGGCAGGGTGCTGCCATGA